In the genome of Amphiura filiformis chromosome 4, Afil_fr2py, whole genome shotgun sequence, one region contains:
- the LOC140150854 gene encoding angiopoietin-related protein 7-like, with protein MVRNRDLTNQTCGTNELAEMQNRATTEKSDTLAESFKTLTQMSKNQVKMAETQSQTLNKLSEIGEKQSQMERNQIQMSETQSQMAQTQSQMAQTQNQMAEMQRQTVIKLSEIGETQSLMANTFNQVVTLLQMQSHQLHNISASMNTMVSVLENISHSLDQQTDQIELLNQRLPVPVNNSGIIVEDQLLNSTAPKNTMRDILGTQAAETQSQQQVNVASTMVTQLVTQQDHPRDCADLATRGNYPSGSYTIKPSESLDVDVYCDMDTDGGGWTVFQRRFEGSVSFYRGWDDYENGFGNVDGEHWAGLRLLHVLTSSRNAPRLRIELEAFDGDKAYAEYESFTVGDSSSNYVLTIGSYSGNAGDSLGWHNNMQFTTYDRDNDGHTSIQCAEFRKGAWWYNACAYSNLNGQYLGPTANNNKLGMTWRNWKSLQSLKTSRMMLRHTP; from the coding sequence ATGGTGCGGAATCGCGATTTAACAAACCAGACTTGCGGGACAAATGAGCTGGCAGAGATGCAGAATCGTGCTACCACTGAAAAATCAGATACATTGGCTGAGAGTTTTAAAACATTAACTCAGATGAGTAAAAATCAAGTGAAGATGGCAGAGACGCAAAGCCAGACTTTAAATAAGCTGAGTGAGATTGGTGAAAAACAAAGTCAGATGGAAAGGAATCAAATCCAAATGTCTGAGACGCAAAGCCAGATGGCTCAGACGCAAAGCCAGATGGCTCAGACACAAAATCAGATGGCTGAGATGCAACGCCAAACTGTAATTAAGTTGAGTGAGATAGGGGAAACTCAATCTCTGATGGCTAACACTTTCAACCAAGTAGTGACCCTCCTACAGATGCAAAGTCATCAATTGCATAATATATCAGCTTCTATGAATACCATGGTATCTGTACTTGAGAACATCTCTCACTCATTAGACCAGCAAACAGATCAAATTGAACTCTTAAATCAACGTCTACCTGTACCTGTTAATAACTCTGGCATTATTGTTGAAGATCAACTACTGAATTCAACGGCTCCGAAGAACACAATGAGAGATATTTTGGGAACTCAGGCAGCAGAGACACAAAGTCAACAACAGGTGAATGTGGCCTCTACAATGGTAACTCAACTTGTCACACAACAAGACCATCCACGTGACTGCGCCGATCTTGCTACAAGAGGGAATTACCCTTCAGGTTCTTACACAATCAAACCCTCAGAATCCTTAGATGTTGATGTATACTGTGATATGGACACAGATGGGGGTGGCTGGACTGTCTTCCAGCGACGATTTGAAGGGTCTGTAAGCTTTTACAGGGGATGGGATGACTATGAGAATGGTTTTGGTAATGTGGATGGTGAGCATTGGGCAGGGTTAAGACTCCTACATGTACTAACATCTTCAAGGAATGCTCCACGTTTACGCATAGAACTAGAAGCATTTGATGGTGACAAAGCTTATGCTGAATATGAATCATTTACTGTGGGTGATTCATCATCAAATTATGTCCTAACCATTGGGTCATACAGTGGTAATGCTGGTGACTCTTTGGGTTGGCATAATAACATGCAATTTACAACGTATGATAGGGACAATGATGGCCACACAAGTATACAATGTGCTGAATTTCGCAAAGGTGCCTGGTGGTATAATGCCTGTGCGTACTCCAACCTGAATGGTCAATACCTTGGGCCAACAGCAAACAATAATAAATTAGGAATGACATGGCGAAACTGGAAATCTCTTCAATCCCTCAAGACATCCCGCATGATGCTGAGACATACTCCATAG